In one window of Pseudoalteromonas espejiana DSM 9414 DNA:
- a CDS encoding RNA recognition motif domain-containing protein: protein MKLPDQKSFIFSIILAVVGFVIVEFALGSLALSPALLFGAGLLIGGVAIAAMSSEGGEEAEVKTKTLYVGNLPYRANEGVVRALFEEQGKVFNVRLLKDKNTGKRRGFGFVEMAQADADNAIAKLNDSEFQQRTLKVREAKQKQEDDSSSLRTGTDQSV, encoded by the coding sequence ATGAAATTACCCGATCAAAAATCTTTTATCTTCTCTATTATTCTTGCTGTAGTTGGTTTTGTTATTGTTGAGTTTGCTTTAGGCAGCTTAGCTTTAAGCCCAGCGCTGTTGTTTGGTGCTGGTTTATTAATTGGTGGAGTTGCTATTGCTGCAATGTCATCGGAAGGTGGTGAAGAAGCTGAAGTAAAAACAAAAACACTTTATGTTGGTAATCTTCCTTATCGTGCAAATGAAGGCGTAGTTCGTGCTTTGTTTGAAGAACAAGGTAAAGTTTTCAACGTGCGCCTATTAAAGGATAAAAATACTGGCAAACGTCGTGGCTTTGGTTTTGTTGAGATGGCGCAAGCAGATGCAGACAATGCAATTGCTAAGCTAAACGACAGTGAGTTCCAACAACGTACATTAAAGGTGCGTGAAGCAAAACAAAAACAAGAAGATGATTCTAGTTCTTTACGTACTGGGACGGATCAATCAGTGTAA
- the trmA gene encoding tRNA (uridine(54)-C5)-methyltransferase TrmA: MAVIKIDTTQYDAQLAEKEQRITSQFQRFGVQQLEVFNSEPINYRQRAEFRVWHDGDDLFHIMFDQATKEKIRVDTFDPAAPLVGEVMQVMIDNLKSCEILRRKLFQIDYLSSLSGEILVSLLYHKPLDEEWLSEIKALKEKLSSKYKIDFIGRARKQKEVLGDDFVTERLTVNGQELIYQQVENSFTQPNAKVNIKMLEWAQDLCKPLTNDLLELYCGNGNFSIALAGSFNRVLATEISKSSVHSAQYNIAKNKVDNLDIIRMSSEEFTQAMNGERTFSRLEGIDLKSYDCQTILVDPPRAGMDTLTCDLVANYENIIYISCNPETLERDLDHLTRTHNVKRFAIFDQFPYTHHTESGVFLQRK; encoded by the coding sequence ATGGCAGTGATAAAAATAGATACCACACAGTACGATGCGCAGTTAGCTGAAAAAGAGCAACGCATTACATCGCAGTTTCAGCGTTTTGGTGTGCAACAATTAGAGGTATTTAACTCAGAGCCAATTAACTACCGCCAGCGTGCCGAGTTTAGAGTATGGCATGATGGGGATGATCTATTTCACATCATGTTTGATCAAGCAACAAAAGAAAAGATCCGCGTTGATACCTTTGACCCTGCAGCGCCATTAGTAGGTGAAGTGATGCAGGTGATGATTGATAATCTTAAATCGTGTGAAATATTACGCCGTAAATTATTTCAAATTGACTACTTATCATCATTAAGCGGTGAAATTTTAGTGAGCTTACTTTATCACAAGCCACTTGATGAAGAGTGGCTAAGTGAAATTAAAGCCCTTAAAGAAAAACTAAGCAGTAAATACAAAATTGATTTTATTGGCCGCGCACGTAAGCAAAAAGAAGTGCTTGGCGATGACTTTGTCACAGAGCGTTTAACAGTAAATGGCCAAGAGCTTATTTACCAACAAGTAGAAAATAGCTTTACTCAGCCAAATGCGAAAGTAAATATTAAAATGCTTGAGTGGGCGCAAGACCTATGCAAACCACTTACTAACGATTTACTAGAGCTTTACTGCGGTAATGGTAACTTTTCAATTGCGTTGGCAGGCTCATTTAATCGAGTATTAGCTACAGAGATATCTAAATCATCGGTACATTCTGCTCAGTACAACATTGCAAAAAATAAAGTAGATAACTTAGATATTATTCGTATGTCGAGTGAAGAGTTTACCCAGGCAATGAATGGCGAGCGTACTTTTTCCCGTTTAGAGGGGATAGATTTAAAAAGTTACGATTGCCAAACTATTTTAGTGGACCCACCACGTGCTGGTATGGATACCCTTACCTGTGACTTAGTGGCCAACTACGAGAACATTATTTATATATCGTGTAACCCAGAAACACTTGAACGCGATTTAGATCATTTAACGCGCACTCATAACGTTAAGCGTTTTGCGATATTTGATCAGTTCCCATATACCCATCATACTGAGTCAGGTGTTTTCTTACAAAGAAAATAA
- the tadA gene encoding tRNA adenosine(34) deaminase TadA, translating into MNDLKSDEYWMEQALIYANKAQQLGEIPVGAVLVKDNTLIAAGYNRSITDNDPSAHAEMIAVREGGKVLNNYRLIDCTLYVTLEPCSMCAGLLVHSRIKRLVYGAPDAKTGSAGSIMNLLQEPRLNHQVEVTAGVLSQTCSSTISAFFKQRRAQIKAAKKAARVIDN; encoded by the coding sequence ATGAACGATCTTAAAAGCGATGAGTACTGGATGGAACAGGCATTAATTTATGCCAATAAAGCGCAGCAATTAGGAGAAATCCCTGTAGGGGCTGTGCTTGTTAAAGATAATACGCTTATTGCTGCAGGTTATAACCGCTCAATTACCGATAACGACCCATCAGCTCATGCTGAAATGATCGCGGTGCGTGAAGGCGGCAAGGTACTCAATAACTACCGTTTGATAGATTGTACGCTGTATGTCACGTTAGAACCGTGCTCAATGTGTGCGGGCTTATTGGTTCACAGTAGAATTAAACGCCTTGTATATGGCGCGCCTGATGCAAAAACAGGTTCGGCTGGCTCTATTATGAACTTGCTACAAGAGCCGAGATTAAATCATCAAGTGGAGGTAACCGCTGGGGTGCTTTCGCAAACGTGTAGTAGTACTATTTCGGCGTTTTTTAAACAACGCCGAGCGCAAATTAAAGCTGCTAAAAAAGCCGCTCGTGTAATTGATAATTAG
- the glsB gene encoding glutaminase B → MPTADYQTVLDEIAHEVRPLLTQGKVADYIPALAEVSAEQFSIAIYTTEGETICAGDCSKRFTIQSVSKVMTLTMALQRYGDELWQRVGKEPSGTAFNSLTQLEFEKGVPRNPFINAGAIVTCDALYSRLSAPRHSMLETFRLLAGNSGIIIDKKVANSEYEFRHRNAAMAHLMKSFGNFENDVDDVLWSYFNFCAIELNCIELAKAYNFLANKGVDYSSGKRVLSSRQNKQLNSLLFTSGLYDAAGDFGYRVGMPGKSGVSGTILAVLPGKFTVAVYSPGLNVFGNSVAGIAALELLSKKLDISIF, encoded by the coding sequence TTGCCCACTGCTGACTACCAAACCGTGCTTGATGAAATAGCACATGAAGTACGCCCTTTATTAACGCAAGGCAAAGTGGCGGATTATATTCCGGCACTTGCAGAGGTTTCTGCAGAACAATTTTCTATTGCTATTTATACCACTGAAGGTGAAACCATTTGCGCAGGCGATTGCTCAAAACGCTTCACTATTCAGTCTGTTTCTAAGGTGATGACGCTTACTATGGCATTGCAGCGCTATGGCGATGAGTTATGGCAACGTGTGGGTAAGGAGCCTTCTGGCACAGCGTTTAACTCGTTAACACAGCTAGAGTTTGAAAAAGGCGTACCACGTAACCCATTTATTAATGCTGGTGCGATTGTAACGTGTGACGCTTTATATAGTCGCCTATCGGCGCCTCGACACTCAATGCTTGAAACGTTTAGATTACTTGCAGGTAACAGCGGTATTATTATTGATAAAAAAGTGGCTAATTCAGAGTACGAATTTAGACACCGTAATGCTGCTATGGCGCATTTAATGAAATCATTTGGTAATTTTGAAAATGATGTAGATGATGTGCTGTGGTCTTACTTTAACTTTTGTGCAATTGAACTGAATTGTATAGAGCTGGCTAAGGCTTATAATTTTTTAGCCAATAAAGGGGTTGATTACAGTTCAGGTAAACGCGTTTTAAGTAGCCGACAGAATAAGCAGTTAAACTCATTGTTGTTTACCAGTGGCTTATATGACGCTGCAGGCGATTTTGGTTATAGAGTTGGGATGCCAGGGAAGTCTGGAGTGTCGGGTACTATACTTGCGGTGTTACCTGGTAAATTTACGGTGGCGGTGTATTCACCGGGTTTAAATGTGTTTGGTAACTCGGTAGCGGGGATAGCAGCATTGGAGCTGCTATCTAAAAAGCTCGATATTTCTATATTTTAA
- a CDS encoding inosine/guanosine kinase: protein MKFPGRRRHKHYFPVEAKDPLTNQLNATERLQRSYITGIDQIVVDIEAKVDQAFLDEFQLRRGMSQVIDSDITNALYDRLKLNDMVDYEFAGGTIGNTMHNYSVLADDRSVLLGVMSENIKIGSYAYRFLCNTSSRVDLDYLQPVDGPIGRCFTLIDETGERTFAISAGLMNHLKPESIDKSLIEQSSALVISAYLMRTQGSETMTEATMQAVKYANDAGVPVVLTLGTKFLIEQDPTWWANFVNEHVDILAMNEEEGLAITGFEDPLLAADKALDWVDLVICTAGEKGLFMAGYVDESFKRATEYPLLPGAIPDFNRYEFSRAMKKADCENPIKAYSHTAPFMGGPDSIKNTNGAGDCALAAVLHDLSANVYHKLNVANSAKHQQQAITYSSLAQISKYANRASYEVLVQHSPRLSRGLPEREDCLEQVYWEQ from the coding sequence ATGAAATTTCCTGGACGCCGCAGACATAAACATTATTTTCCAGTGGAAGCTAAAGATCCACTAACAAATCAGCTAAACGCAACTGAGCGATTACAACGTAGCTATATTACGGGAATCGATCAGATAGTTGTTGATATTGAAGCCAAAGTCGATCAGGCTTTTTTAGACGAGTTTCAACTTCGTCGTGGTATGTCGCAAGTTATTGATAGCGATATTACCAACGCCCTATACGACCGTTTAAAACTAAACGATATGGTTGATTACGAGTTTGCCGGTGGCACCATTGGTAATACCATGCACAACTACTCAGTACTTGCAGATGACCGTTCTGTTTTACTTGGTGTTATGAGCGAAAACATAAAAATTGGTAGCTACGCTTATCGCTTTTTGTGTAACACCTCAAGCCGTGTCGATCTTGACTACCTACAACCTGTTGATGGCCCTATTGGTCGTTGTTTTACCTTAATTGATGAAACTGGCGAGCGTACGTTCGCAATTAGCGCAGGCTTAATGAATCACTTAAAGCCAGAGTCTATCGACAAAAGCTTAATTGAGCAGTCATCAGCCCTTGTGATCAGCGCCTATTTAATGCGTACTCAAGGTAGCGAAACAATGACCGAAGCAACTATGCAGGCCGTTAAATACGCTAACGATGCAGGTGTCCCCGTTGTTTTAACGCTCGGCACCAAGTTTTTGATTGAGCAAGACCCAACGTGGTGGGCTAATTTTGTTAATGAACACGTAGATATACTTGCCATGAACGAAGAAGAAGGCCTAGCAATAACTGGCTTTGAAGATCCACTTTTAGCTGCCGACAAAGCGCTTGATTGGGTAGACTTGGTGATATGTACTGCCGGTGAAAAAGGCTTATTTATGGCAGGCTACGTTGATGAAAGCTTTAAACGTGCTACCGAATATCCACTTTTACCAGGTGCGATCCCTGATTTTAACCGCTATGAGTTCTCACGAGCAATGAAAAAAGCTGACTGTGAAAACCCAATAAAAGCATATAGCCACACTGCACCATTTATGGGTGGGCCTGATTCAATCAAAAACACCAATGGTGCTGGCGATTGTGCACTCGCTGCGGTATTACACGACCTATCTGCTAATGTTTACCATAAGTTAAACGTGGCAAACTCAGCTAAGCATCAGCAACAAGCAATTACCTACTCTTCACTCGCACAAATTAGTAAATACGCTAACCGTGCAAGTTATGAAGTATTAGTACAGCATTCACCACGTTTATCTCGTGGGCTGCCAGAGCGAGAAGATTGCTTAGAGCAAGTATATTGGGAGCAATAA
- a CDS encoding DUF5610 domain-containing protein: MKIGNYGYTPNNNVNKFNNKEALQQPTIQSPQETSLQRGRELAAKVLGDKMAEQLGLPVEQKQADKPLFDFDEIVKNVLDFVSGAVNKAKANGADDDKLKNMLNDARTGVQTGIDDAVDELKGTGVFNDEMQEGIDKSKEGIFEGLDEFEQNLFNPQPASVSVSQAQYVSMSSNAEYKFTTAEGDEVSISFADAFESQSASGYQQNNNSESFASSSSQSRELSFSMSVNGDLNEDEQDAINAMMEELQGVSKTFFSGDLDQAFEKAQELSLGSEQLVAFSMDLRQTKTVATVKSYEQYQPAPQKEVADTLAPFNDDLKNAFDKASELGLQNQLAGILEWLNQDQAEIDKLVDYTKAMFDNLNELNSATDSLNDLNELQS; encoded by the coding sequence ATGAAAATTGGTAATTATGGCTATACGCCAAACAACAACGTTAACAAATTCAATAATAAGGAGGCGCTACAGCAGCCAACAATCCAATCTCCGCAAGAAACTTCATTACAGCGAGGCAGAGAACTTGCGGCAAAAGTGCTTGGCGACAAAATGGCAGAGCAACTAGGTTTACCCGTTGAGCAAAAACAAGCTGATAAACCACTATTCGACTTTGACGAAATAGTAAAAAATGTACTCGACTTTGTTTCAGGCGCAGTTAATAAAGCCAAAGCAAATGGAGCCGACGACGATAAATTAAAAAATATGCTAAACGATGCTCGCACGGGTGTTCAAACAGGCATTGACGATGCTGTAGATGAGTTAAAAGGCACCGGCGTATTTAATGATGAAATGCAAGAGGGCATCGACAAGTCAAAAGAAGGCATTTTTGAGGGGCTTGATGAATTTGAACAAAACCTATTTAACCCACAACCTGCCAGTGTTAGTGTAAGCCAAGCTCAATATGTAAGCATGAGCAGTAATGCCGAATATAAATTTACAACGGCCGAGGGTGATGAAGTCAGTATTAGTTTTGCCGATGCATTTGAGTCGCAATCAGCAAGCGGTTATCAACAAAACAATAACAGTGAATCATTTGCCAGCTCTTCATCACAATCAAGAGAGCTCTCATTTTCTATGTCGGTAAACGGCGATTTAAATGAAGATGAGCAAGATGCTATCAATGCGATGATGGAAGAGCTACAGGGAGTAAGTAAAACATTCTTTAGTGGCGACTTAGATCAAGCATTTGAAAAAGCGCAAGAGCTTAGCTTAGGTAGTGAGCAGCTAGTGGCATTTTCAATGGATCTTCGCCAAACAAAAACCGTTGCTACAGTAAAAAGCTACGAGCAATACCAACCAGCACCACAAAAAGAGGTCGCTGATACACTCGCCCCCTTTAATGATGATTTAAAAAATGCCTTCGATAAAGCAAGCGAGCTAGGTTTACAAAACCAATTGGCAGGTATTCTTGAGTGGTTAAATCAAGATCAGGCAGAAATAGATAAGTTAGTTGATTACACCAAAGCTATGTTTGATAACTTAAATGAGCTTAATTCAGCGACTGATTCGCTTAATGATCTAAATGAACTGCAAAGTTAA
- the murI gene encoding glutamate racemase: MSVHIMVFDSGIGGTSVLEHIQQRIPYAQYSYFMDNALLPYGAQTQQTIINRLCSLIFFIEQNALNVDLIVIACNTASTSALSEVRKITSIPIVGVVPAIKPAAELTHSKHIGLLATPATVASAYTHTLIKEHANNVNVSLYSSVELVALAEQLFFSQKLDTKKLHTELNRLTLNPNIDVLVLGCTHFPILADAIKAFFNGKVQLLDSGAAIANRVSYLLTAHGLVDKVTDIKKPLQYYATADVSSNKLAVKLVTLIDPSQYVKN, translated from the coding sequence TTGTCAGTGCATATAATGGTATTTGATTCAGGTATAGGAGGCACCAGCGTACTTGAACATATTCAACAACGTATTCCCTATGCTCAATACAGCTACTTTATGGATAATGCGTTACTTCCCTATGGCGCTCAAACCCAACAAACTATAATTAACCGTTTATGCTCGCTTATTTTTTTTATTGAGCAAAACGCGCTTAATGTTGACCTTATTGTTATAGCCTGCAATACCGCATCTACCTCCGCGCTCAGCGAAGTCCGTAAAATTACATCTATTCCCATTGTGGGTGTAGTACCTGCTATTAAACCGGCAGCAGAGCTAACGCATTCAAAGCATATTGGTTTACTTGCCACGCCCGCCACAGTAGCAAGCGCATATACGCATACTCTTATTAAAGAGCATGCTAATAATGTTAATGTAAGCTTATATAGTAGTGTGGAGCTGGTGGCATTGGCAGAGCAGCTATTTTTTTCTCAAAAGCTTGATACTAAAAAACTCCATACTGAGCTTAATCGTCTAACGTTAAATCCAAATATAGATGTGCTAGTACTAGGGTGTACTCACTTCCCGATTCTAGCAGACGCTATAAAAGCGTTCTTTAATGGCAAAGTTCAATTGCTTGATTCAGGCGCCGCCATAGCTAATAGAGTCAGCTACCTATTAACAGCACATGGGCTAGTAGATAAAGTGACAGACATAAAAAAGCCGCTGCAATATTATGCAACGGCTGATGTGTCTAGTAATAAGCTAGCAGTAAAGCTAGTTACACTGATTGATCCGTCCCAGTACGTAAAGAACTAG
- a CDS encoding thiol:disulfide interchange protein DsbA/DsbL encodes MIKLVKAGLLALLLPMAASSFAATYEEGVHYDVVAERATKKPEIKEFFSFYCPACNNMEALIGEFKPKLDKNVKFKKSHVDFVGVRDPENQQMMSQALATAEVLPQKDKIVAAIFNHIHTKRAKFNEIADVKDVFVAQGVDGDKFDKLYKSFSVRTLSSKMKRDQNYFKEKGALRGVPTFIVNGKYKLNLGRESGITAPEDISKLVNYLASK; translated from the coding sequence ATGATCAAATTAGTTAAAGCAGGCTTGCTTGCATTATTACTTCCTATGGCAGCAAGCAGCTTTGCAGCTACATACGAAGAAGGCGTTCACTACGATGTAGTTGCAGAGCGCGCCACTAAAAAACCAGAAATTAAAGAGTTTTTCTCATTTTACTGCCCTGCGTGTAATAACATGGAAGCACTGATTGGTGAGTTTAAACCTAAGCTAGACAAAAACGTTAAGTTTAAAAAGAGCCATGTTGATTTTGTTGGTGTACGCGATCCTGAAAATCAGCAAATGATGAGCCAAGCACTTGCAACAGCTGAGGTACTTCCGCAAAAAGATAAAATTGTTGCTGCTATTTTTAATCACATCCATACAAAACGCGCTAAGTTTAACGAAATCGCCGATGTAAAAGATGTATTTGTAGCGCAAGGGGTAGATGGCGATAAGTTTGATAAGCTATACAAAAGCTTCTCGGTACGTACATTAAGCTCAAAAATGAAACGCGATCAAAACTACTTTAAAGAAAAAGGCGCACTACGCGGCGTACCAACATTTATCGTAAATGGTAAGTACAAATTAAACCTAGGCCGAGAGTCGGGTATTACTGCACCAGAAGACATTAGTAAATTAGTAAATTATTTAGCTAGCAAGTAA
- the mltF gene encoding membrane-bound lytic murein transglycosylase MltF, with the protein MLKEKLIIIITLVMLLCACNMQEQQTQLAQIKEQNKIRVGTLASASNYYQAVQGEQGFEYELSQAFADYLGVELEIVPFFNLSDMFERLESGDLDLIASGLTYNKVRAQQYRYGPTYRTISQKLVYKQGRVRPREFDDLDGNFTVIAKSSHSLTLQDIKNSNPELNWQETEELDEEELLQAVIDGEIDYTLADSHTLSLFRRYHPNLSIGFSVTRNDPIAWILNKSKDDSLYALLVPFFGDVKQSNQLYVLEEKYFGHVRQFNYVNTLAYIEAIKETLPTYRPWFEQYAGTLDWRLLAALSYQESMWNPRAKSPTGVRGIMMLTRSTAKQVGVTNRLEPEQNIRGGAKYLAKLVKRIPDRIPQPDRTWLALAAYNVGWGHVNDARIITEQQGASPDKWADVKKRLPLLIKKRYYRKTRYGYARGDVAVKYVDNIRRYYDALVWLDENDALAPKPKPEPETSNEVKAEVAPNTEPTSNSSKNEQAQKPNAKEENSNEQSKSEQSQ; encoded by the coding sequence ATGTTGAAAGAAAAGCTAATAATTATCATCACTTTAGTTATGCTGTTGTGCGCGTGTAATATGCAAGAGCAGCAAACCCAGCTTGCCCAAATTAAAGAGCAAAACAAAATACGTGTAGGCACACTTGCCAGCGCAAGTAATTACTACCAAGCAGTACAAGGTGAGCAAGGCTTTGAATATGAGCTTTCGCAAGCGTTTGCCGACTACTTAGGTGTTGAGCTTGAAATAGTACCGTTTTTTAATCTATCGGATATGTTTGAGCGCCTAGAAAGCGGCGACTTAGATTTAATTGCCTCAGGCCTTACCTACAACAAAGTACGTGCACAGCAGTACCGTTACGGCCCAACTTACAGAACAATTAGTCAAAAGCTGGTTTATAAACAAGGCCGCGTGCGCCCACGAGAATTTGATGACCTTGATGGTAACTTTACCGTTATTGCTAAAAGCAGCCACTCCCTTACCTTACAAGATATTAAAAACAGCAACCCAGAGCTAAATTGGCAAGAAACCGAAGAGCTCGATGAAGAAGAGCTTTTACAAGCTGTTATAGATGGTGAAATAGATTACACCCTCGCCGACTCTCACACGCTCTCGTTATTTAGACGATACCACCCTAATCTAAGTATTGGCTTTTCAGTTACCCGAAACGACCCTATTGCATGGATACTTAATAAATCAAAAGATGATTCGTTATACGCGTTATTGGTGCCTTTTTTTGGTGACGTAAAGCAAAGTAACCAGCTATATGTACTTGAAGAAAAGTACTTTGGTCATGTACGCCAATTTAACTACGTAAATACCCTGGCTTACATTGAGGCAATAAAAGAAACCCTCCCAACTTATAGACCTTGGTTTGAACAATATGCAGGAACGCTAGATTGGCGTTTGCTAGCCGCGCTTAGCTATCAAGAGTCAATGTGGAATCCACGTGCTAAATCACCAACCGGCGTTAGAGGCATTATGATGCTTACACGCAGTACTGCTAAGCAAGTGGGCGTAACTAACCGCTTAGAGCCAGAACAAAACATACGCGGCGGCGCAAAGTATTTAGCCAAATTGGTGAAACGTATACCCGATCGCATCCCGCAACCAGACCGCACATGGCTTGCATTGGCGGCCTATAACGTGGGTTGGGGTCACGTTAATGACGCACGTATTATTACCGAGCAACAAGGAGCAAGCCCTGATAAATGGGCCGATGTTAAAAAGCGCCTACCGCTGCTAATTAAAAAGCGTTACTACCGTAAAACCCGCTACGGCTATGCACGTGGTGATGTTGCGGTGAAATATGTTGATAATATTCGCAGGTACTACGATGCACTCGTATGGTTAGATGAAAATGACGCCCTAGCGCCAAAGCCCAAACCAGAGCCAGAAACCTCAAACGAAGTTAAGGCTGAAGTTGCACCTAATACAGAGCCTACTAGCAATAGTAGTAAAAATGAACAAGCGCAAAAACCCAACGCTAAAGAAGAAAACAGCAATGAGCAAAGCAAAAGCGAGCAATCCCAATAA